The nucleotide window AAGAAGGATGAGATAAAAGGGCTCCTCTCTAGGTTGGAGGAGGTCGAAGACGCTGGATCAACAGAGAAGGAAGCCCTAAAGGAGCTAATAGCGAGTGGGGTGGCGTTCCATCACGCTGGACTTTCTAGAGGACTAAGGGAGGTTATAGAGGACGGGTTCAGGAGAAGAATCATCAAGGTGATTACTGCAACCCCAACGCTGGCTGCGGGTGTCAACTTACCAGCCCGATCAGTAGTGGTAGGGGACATCTACAGGTTCAATAAGAAAATCCTTGGATATCAGGAGGAGATCTCCGTAATGGAGTACAAACAGATGAGCGGGAGAGCCGGCAGACCTGGATACGATACGGAAGGGGAGTCGGTCATAGTCGTGAGGAACCGAAAGGATGCGGAGAGGGTGGCAAGGAAGTACATCCTATCCCCACCTGAACCTATTGAATCCAAATTGGGTAACGAGTCAGCTTTCTACTCCTTCCTCCTAGGTATAGCCTCTGATGTAAGTTCCGAGGACGAGATCACGGAGGTGGCCCAGGAGTCCTTACTTGATAAGGAGCTGGTCAAGAATTACATAGAGAAGGGGCTAGCCTGGCTCAGGGAGAACGGATTCCTAGAAGGAGTTAAGCTCACCAGGTTCGGGAGGAGAGTGGCTGACCTCTACATAAAGCCCTTCACGGCTAGAGTGATAAAGGACACTATCTCCATGAACTCCAGCGAAAACTGCGATATAGCCTATTTCCACATGCTTTCCATGACCCCTGACGCTCCAGTCGTGAACGTGTCAGAGCAAGAGGGAGAGGACCTTATTGACATGGCCTACTGCCCACCGTTCGTTGACCCTGAAGAAGGAGATGAGGGTGAGGAGTATTACTCCGCGCTCAAAATTGCGCTAATTCTTCACGACTGGATAGAGGAGGTTGAGGAGGACCAAATACTTTCCAAGTATAGGATTGGGTCAGGGGATCTAAGGTCCATTGTAGAGACCATGGATAGGTTAACGTACTCCGGGTATCAACTGGCCCAAGTATTGGATCTGAAAGACCACGAAAAAATCCTCCTAAACCTAAATAGGAGAGTTAGCGATGGAGTGAAAGAGGAACTTGTTGACCTGGTCAAGGTCAGCGGAGTAGGTAGGAAGAGGGGGAGGCTACTTTACGAAAGAGGAATAAGAAAACCGGAGGATATAGTTATGAACCCTGACAAGGTGAAAGCCCTCTTGGGGGAGAAGTTAGGTGAGAGAATTGTCAAGGAAGCTGCAAGACTACTTGGAGGAGTTCTTTAGGGCTAAGGAAGGGGAGGAGATTGAATTTGAGGGGGAGGAAAAGGTGATTAGGGATCTGTCATTAATACTAAGGGCGTTATCACAAGAAGTAGGGATTGAGGAAAAAAACGGGAGGTATTTTCTACATGTCAGGAAAAAAAGACCTTAGAGGGGTATGTTTCCATGCTTCTTGGGGTACCTGAACTCCCTCTTGTTCTTCAACATGGCTAGTGCGGAGACCACGACCTTTCTAGTATCCTTGGGCTCTATGACGTCATCTATTAACCCCTTCTCTGCTGCCCAGTATGGGTTAGCAAATAGTTTCTTGTACTCCGCAATTCTTTCCTTGATAAGGTCATCTGGAGTCTTGCTATTCTGAATTTCCCTCCTATACAGGATCCTCACAGCCCCCTCAGGACCCGTCACTGCTATTTCAGCTGAAGGCCAAGCGTAGATCAAGTCCGCACCTAAGCTCTTTATACTCATGGCAATGTGAGCCCCTCCATAAGATCTCCTCACCACTACCGTTACCTTGGGCACTGTAGCTTCAGCGAAGGCGTAGAGCATTTTGGCCCCGTGCCTTATTATCCCTTTATACTCTTGGTCTGTGCCTGGCATATACCCTGGAGTATCAACTACGCTTATTAGAGGTATATTGAAGGCGTCACAGAACCTGATAAACCTCGCGGACTTATCCGCTGCATCTATGTCTATCGCTGCTCCTAAGTGTGCTGAATTGTTGGCTACAATGCCTACTACGTTGCCAGCCATTCTGGCAAAACCCACGACCATGTTCTGAGCCCAGTGCTTCTGAACCTCCATGAACTCTCCGTTGTCAACCATTCTATAGATGACCTCTCTTATATCAAAGGGCTTTACGGTGTCTGTTGGGACAACCTCTTCCACGTCCTTCATCTCCCTGTCAGCGGGATCCCCTAGATCCACAAACGGGGGTTCCTCCATGTTATTAGAGGGCAAGTAGGACAGTAACCTCTTCGTGATGTTTATGGAGTCCTGTTCGTTCTCAGCTATGAAGTGGACAACTCCGGACTTCGTAGCGTGGATAACTGCACCACCCAAGTCCTGGAAGGAAACATCCTCCCCAAGAACCACCTTAGTGATCTCTGGTCCGGTGACGAACATGTAATAGGCATCCCCCTTGATCATTATTATGAAATCAGTGAGGGCAGGGGAGTACACAGCACCTCCCGCAGCGGGTCCGGCCATAATTGTTATTTGTGGGACTACCCCTGAAGCCATCACATTTGATCTGAAAACCGCGCCATAACCTTCTAGGGCTACTGCACCTTCCTGTATTCTGGCTCCACCAGAGTCGTTGATTCCAACAACTGGCGCACCAACCTTAAGGGCTAGCTCGTATACCCTCGTTATCTTGGAGGCGTGGGTCTCGCCTAAGGTTCCGCCTATGGAGGTGAAATCCTGGGCGAAGGCGAAAACAGTCCTTCCCTCAACCAGTCCCCATCCTGTGACCACACCGTCACCATAGACTCTGTTCTTATCCAAGCCAAACTCTGTCGCCTTTGTTGTGGCGAAAGTCATTACCTCATTGAAGGTACCTTCATCGAAAAGTAGGTTCAACCTCTCCCTTGCGGTGAGCTTCCCCTTATTGTGCTGGAACTGGATTCTCTCCTCTCCCCCACCCATGTATGCTTTAGATTTCAGAGCCCTGAGCTCTTCAATTAGTTTTGCCATATCTGGCTTTTCATATGTGGCTGTCATATCCAATCACTCTACATATCAAGTTCTCTCTTAAAATTTTTACCATTTAAACATTAGGATTATTAGTCCTATTGAATTCTTATAATTATAATGACCTCAGAGTTCGCGCATGGAGACCTCATAGATCGGTTCCCGGATTCCTCATCACTGGTATGGAGAGTGAAGGACGAGAGGCTAAATATTTTTATCCAGGAACAAGGATGAGAGAAACCCTGATCCCTAGAGCTAGTTTAATCTTTAAATGTTGGTACGCTCAGTCCACGTTTTTTGTTTGCTCTCGTGTCATTCATTCGACCTTTAAAGTGTAGAAGGTCGAATATGAGACCCTTATATATCCCATACAACCACACCCAGCGTTCAATGTAACTCCTGTAGCACCCCTTAAAGGGTCAGTAAACCCCATTTAGGCCTACTGGCGAATATGTTTTATGGTTAGATTTGTTTCCTATTCTGATCTATTTTTACAAAGCAAGGAACAGCTCACTTATCAGGGTGGGGAGGGAGTCAGAATCTAGACCCTCCATGGATTGACAGTGTCTGTCTATTTCAAAAACAGCTATTCTGTTTACGCTGCATATATACCCTCTTCAGCGACGTATTTTTCCCTAGCTAGATCCATCAGTTTCCTGGTGAACACAATCGAGTACACGACAACGATGATGGCAAATAATACTGACAGCCAACCCACTAGGAGCAGGTTCCCTGTACTATCAGCTATGGCAAGCTCTTTCATTAGGCCCTGATGGACCTGGAGGGTTCTCCCGTCATAGATGTTGGTCCAATATTCCCCTATAGCAAGCCCTCCCCAGGCGCTATTGACCGTGCTCGTCAGACCTGTAATCAAATACGGCATCGCCGACGGGATAACAATTTTCCTGAGCCTGTCCCACCAGGATAGATTCAAGTTATCCATCACTTCCCAGTACTCCTTGGGTAGGTTCTTTACACCCATCCAGTAACTATAGAAAACGTAATAGAAAGTTGAGATGAAACCAAGAAACAAAACGTAAAACTCGTCTGTCAATCCGCCAAAGACTCGAGAAAAGATTGGGTAAGTGAACCCAAATAGAAGAGGGAAGTAAGCCGGTGCAGGGAAGGAGGCAAGTGATTGGATTACTGGGATGAGAACCATTTCCACCTTATGGTGTAGGGATACCCAGTAACCAACAAAAATTGCAATTATCAACGATATTAAAGCTATAATTGCGACACGGAGGTAGTCAATGCCAATCAGGATTAGATCGTAAGGGGTGGAGTCGACTACGGAGAACCACGCGGAAGAAGGAACTGAACTCACAAGAGTGAACACGGAATATGAGATAGCTAAGAGGAATCCTATTGCGAAGATTTTACCTAGGATTCCCCATTTAGCCGTAGACTCCCTATCCTCATCGAAGTCCTCTACCTTTGACCTACCCTTAGACACGTACTTAGCGACCTTAGTCACGGGAGCAATCGCATTACTCAGTTTGGCTGAATATCTTATTCTGAACCTTCCCCTTCTCATAGCCATGTTGACGGACTCGGTGTCTAGACCGTATCTCTGAACTGAATACATGGCGTACTCCCTTAAACCTAAAGTTACACCCGTAGTGACTATAGCCAAGATAAGGAGAGAGTACAAAGCTTGAGTATATAGCCCCAGTGAGGTGTACTTATAGATCAGAGACCCTATTCCAAAGACCGCGAATTGCGAATTTCCGACGCTAAATACCTCACTAACGGTAATATAAAACATGGCGTCAGCGAAACTCGGAATCAGGTTCGCCGCAATCCTTGGTATGGAGAAAGGGATGTAAAGCTTACTCATTCTTTCAAGAAAACTGAGCCTTAGGTTTTCTGTAACTTCCCTTAGGTTATCTGGAACAGTCTTAAAAGCCTGGTAGATCCCCATCCATATGTTCCAAACAACAGCAGTGAAAACTAGAAATATCACAGCCAACTCCACACCCAAGTAACCTCCGATATCAGTAACAAAGAAGATTAAGACTACAGGAAAGAAGGATATGACGGGGACTGACTCTAGAACCTCAGACAAGGATATGTAGACGTTCTCAAAGGTCCTGTTCTTTATGGCAATATATCCAAGTAACCACCCTGTCACAATGGAGAGAATAATAGTGACGAAGACCCTACCAATGGTAACACCAACAGCTAGAAAGGAGAGAAGGACGAAGTTCAAGTTTCCTTCATCCCCTTTACCTTTTTCACTGGTGTAAGTAACTTGTACAGGATATCGAGATATTCCTGGAATTTTGGATCCTTCAAGTTCCTAGGCCTATCTAGGTCAATTATAACCTCACCAACAACCGTTGCTGGACTCCCGTTAAGAACGTAAACCTTATCCGACAGCTCAACAACTTCGTTCATGTTATGCGACACAAGTACTGCAGATTTCAAAGACGTTTCCTCATTAAACAGCGTAGAGTAAATCTCTTGCCTTAATCCCTCCGCAGTCAGCTCATCTAAGTGAGCGAAGGGCTCATCCATCAGAAGAACGTAAGGGTCCGCTGCCAACGCTCTCGCTATGGCAACTCTCTGTCTCATTCCACCGCTCATCTGTTTAGGGTAAAAATCCTCGAATCCTTGTAGACCCACTACCTCAAGCATTTTCCTAGCTATTTTGTCCTCCTCCTCCCTGGGGAGCTTCCTATACTTGATTCCCAGCTTCACGTTTTCAAGGGCAGTTAGCCAAGGAAAAGTAGCAATGGACTGATGAATGAGGGCTATCCTGGGAGTGGGATGGGAAACCTTCCTTCCCATTAGCCTCACTTCACCATTGTTGGGCTTTACGAACCCACCTAGAATCCTAAGAAGGGTTGACTTTCCTACTCCGGAGGGTCCTACTATTGCTGTTAATTCATTCTCTCCAGACCTTAAATTCACGTTCTCAAACACCTTGTAATTATTTGAGTAGCTAAAGGCTAGGTTTATCCCCTCTAGGATTGTTCCATCTGACCATCCCAGTTTTCGGTCTTGTTCAATTCTTAAAAGCTTATCTATATTCTAAAACGACATTTGTATCAGTGAGGAGTAACTCAAAAACAGGTTGAGATCTTAAAATGAGTGTCCTTTGAAATTCAATTAATATTATTTTAATACAAATATTTTAGTTAACAGATATAGATGTAATAGAATTCTTGAAAAACAATAAATTAGTATTTATACAAAAATTAATAAACATGATTATATTACCAATGACTATTTCCTGGAGGTAACATGAAGATTCCAAGAGTAATCTTTAAATTTTATAGAAATCATATAGTCTTGTAACAGGATATAATGATAACAATGCTATCTACTTTCTCGCGGGTGATTTACATTGCTTATGCCTGAAACTATGGAGAGGAGGGACAATGTAGAAATTGAACCCGAGTTGTTAACATTATTGTCGTCTCTGGGAGTTAACTCCTCTCCGAAAAG belongs to Metallosphaera tengchongensis and includes:
- a CDS encoding acyl-CoA carboxylase subunit beta gives rise to the protein MTATYEKPDMAKLIEELRALKSKAYMGGGEERIQFQHNKGKLTARERLNLLFDEGTFNEVMTFATTKATEFGLDKNRVYGDGVVTGWGLVEGRTVFAFAQDFTSIGGTLGETHASKITRVYELALKVGAPVVGINDSGGARIQEGAVALEGYGAVFRSNVMASGVVPQITIMAGPAAGGAVYSPALTDFIIMIKGDAYYMFVTGPEITKVVLGEDVSFQDLGGAVIHATKSGVVHFIAENEQDSINITKRLLSYLPSNNMEEPPFVDLGDPADREMKDVEEVVPTDTVKPFDIREVIYRMVDNGEFMEVQKHWAQNMVVGFARMAGNVVGIVANNSAHLGAAIDIDAADKSARFIRFCDAFNIPLISVVDTPGYMPGTDQEYKGIIRHGAKMLYAFAEATVPKVTVVVRRSYGGAHIAMSIKSLGADLIYAWPSAEIAVTGPEGAVRILYRREIQNSKTPDDLIKERIAEYKKLFANPYWAAEKGLIDDVIEPKDTRKVVVSALAMLKNKREFRYPKKHGNIPL
- the hel308 gene encoding ATP-dependent DNA helicase Hel308, translated to MKVVDLNDLPVKEEIKVILKRRGIVSLNPVQSEAVEKGLLEGKRLLLTSPTGSGKTLIAELGMLSHLMRGERRAVYVTPLRALTSEKFVTFKDWEALGIKVGMTSGDYDTDDRYLSRYDLVVTTYEKLDSLWRHKPEWLLETDYFVLDEFHYLNDGTRGPVVESVAIRAKRNFLLALSATVSNSSQIAQWLSAIPITTNWRPVPLKEGILVNERRRSQIYYSDGSSYPLAGSDPILSYTEKVVNEGGQVLVFRNSRKMAETTAWKIKELDLKLKKDEIKGLLSRLEEVEDAGSTEKEALKELIASGVAFHHAGLSRGLREVIEDGFRRRIIKVITATPTLAAGVNLPARSVVVGDIYRFNKKILGYQEEISVMEYKQMSGRAGRPGYDTEGESVIVVRNRKDAERVARKYILSPPEPIESKLGNESAFYSFLLGIASDVSSEDEITEVAQESLLDKELVKNYIEKGLAWLRENGFLEGVKLTRFGRRVADLYIKPFTARVIKDTISMNSSENCDIAYFHMLSMTPDAPVVNVSEQEGEDLIDMAYCPPFVDPEEGDEGEEYYSALKIALILHDWIEEVEEDQILSKYRIGSGDLRSIVETMDRLTYSGYQLAQVLDLKDHEKILLNLNRRVSDGVKEELVDLVKVSGVGRKRGRLLYERGIRKPEDIVMNPDKVKALLGEKLGERIVKEAARLLGGVL
- a CDS encoding ABC transporter permease subunit, translating into MNFVLLSFLAVGVTIGRVFVTIILSIVTGWLLGYIAIKNRTFENVYISLSEVLESVPVISFFPVVLIFFVTDIGGYLGVELAVIFLVFTAVVWNIWMGIYQAFKTVPDNLREVTENLRLSFLERMSKLYIPFSIPRIAANLIPSFADAMFYITVSEVFSVGNSQFAVFGIGSLIYKYTSLGLYTQALYSLLILAIVTTGVTLGLREYAMYSVQRYGLDTESVNMAMRRGRFRIRYSAKLSNAIAPVTKVAKYVSKGRSKVEDFDEDRESTAKWGILGKIFAIGFLLAISYSVFTLVSSVPSSAWFSVVDSTPYDLILIGIDYLRVAIIALISLIIAIFVGYWVSLHHKVEMVLIPVIQSLASFPAPAYFPLLFGFTYPIFSRVFGGLTDEFYVLFLGFISTFYYVFYSYWMGVKNLPKEYWEVMDNLNLSWWDRLRKIVIPSAMPYLITGLTSTVNSAWGGLAIGEYWTNIYDGRTLQVHQGLMKELAIADSTGNLLLVGWLSVLFAIIVVVYSIVFTRKLMDLAREKYVAEEGIYAA
- a CDS encoding ABC transporter ATP-binding protein: MFENVNLRSGENELTAIVGPSGVGKSTLLRILGGFVKPNNGEVRLMGRKVSHPTPRIALIHQSIATFPWLTALENVKLGIKYRKLPREEEDKIARKMLEVVGLQGFEDFYPKQMSGGMRQRVAIARALAADPYVLLMDEPFAHLDELTAEGLRQEIYSTLFNEETSLKSAVLVSHNMNEVVELSDKVYVLNGSPATVVGEVIIDLDRPRNLKDPKFQEYLDILYKLLTPVKKVKGMKET